A single region of the Eleginops maclovinus isolate JMC-PN-2008 ecotype Puerto Natales chromosome 16, JC_Emac_rtc_rv5, whole genome shotgun sequence genome encodes:
- the rab5c gene encoding ras-related protein Rab-5C has protein sequence MAGRGGPARTNGTAASNKICQFKLVLLGESAVGKSSLVLRFVKGQFHEYQESTIGAAFLTQTVCLDDTTVKFEIWDTAGQERYHSLAPMYYRGAQAAIVVYDITNTDTFTRAKNWVKELQRQASPNIVIALAGNKADLANKRAIDFQEAQAYADDNSLLFMETSAKTAMNVNEIFMAIAKKLPKNEPQGGAAAGGRARGGVDLQEAAPQGRSGQCCGGGN, from the exons ATGGCAGGGCGAGGTGGACCAGCACGGACCAACGGCACGGCAGCGAGCAACAAGATCTGCCAGTTTAAGCTGGTGCTGCTGGGGGAGTCAGCGGTGGGGAAGTCCAGCTTGGTGCTGCGCTTTGTCAAGGGCCAGTTCCACGAGTACCAGGAGAGCACCATCGGAG CTGCCTTCCTCACACAGACAGTATGTTTGGATGACACAACAGTCAAGTTTGAGATCTGGGACACTGCAGGACAGGAGCGATATCATAGCTTGGCGCCCATGTACTACAGGGGAGCCCAGGCCGCCATCGTGGTCTACGATATCACCAACACA gacaCATTCACACGTGCAAAGAACTGGGTGAAGGAGCTCCAGCGACAAGCCAGCCCGAACATAGTGATTGCACTGGCAGGAAACAAAGCAGACCTGGCCAATAAGAGAGCCATAGATTTCCAG gaAGCACAAGCATATGCAGATGACAACAGTTTGCTGTTCATGGAAACTTCAGCCAAGACTGCTATGAATGTCAATGAGATTTTTATGGCTATCG CCAAGAAGCTTCCTAAGAACGAGCCTCAGGGCGGAGCGGCGGCCGGCGGCCGAGCCAGAGGCGGCGTGGACCTGCAGGAAGCTGCACCGCAGGGCAGGAGTGGCCAGTGCTGTGGGGGCGGGAACTAA